DNA from Toxoplasma gondii ME49 chromosome X, whole genome shotgun sequence:
CTGGCAccggagagacgcacagTCTCTAGCCGCCCCAGACCTACAAGTTGCAAAAGCCGCAAgtgcgtctttttctttgaaaTGTTTCTCTGAAACGTGTGGATCCGACGCGTTTTGAAGAGTCTCTTGGCGCTCTAGGGCCTCTCTGTGAACGCCCAGCTGGAGTCGTACCCCCGGGGGTACAACGCGGGCTACCTccagcaaagagagacatcGACCGAGTTTGGCTGCCGTCGTTCCTGGAGAAAGTGCGGCAAACGCTTTTTACCGGCTTTTTTGACACGTATTGACACAGAGCGGCTCTGTTCGTTGTTCCTTGCactcgctttttctcgcggagaaaaagacgattCTCCGCCCGCTCCGAGACCTCTCTATACTACGCACACCACAGACACCCTTGCTACCAACTCCGCGAGGCCTATATCCCCGGGAGGTAGAGCTAGCCTGCAGATATACACAGCTGTGTGCTACGAGAACGCTTGCTGAGTAGCAGACGGCCAATCGCGGATGCGGGCCTCAGATCCAGCTTGGTTCGATGGTgatctttctctcgtctcccttttcctcccCTACCccacgttttctctcgctctcccctctcccaCTCTGTCGGGGTAACGAGACGCTGCATTCGACCCCTGGTCGGCCCTCCCCGACGCTGGGGCTTGTCcagctttttcttttccacttttttctgttcccAGTCTCCGACACAcactttgttttctttttctcggcaTCTCCAGGGCAAtcgacgcgtttctctctcgcgagtACCGTCAGCTCGACACCGTCATCACGGCCTTCCAACTCGAGGTTCCTTCACACTCGAGGTTCCCTATCGTGGCTTTTGTCAGCTGGCCTCCACATCGACGAAAAGTCTCTCGCaccgttctcctctcccttcttggCGCTGTCCGCCTACTCTCGTCAATTCCGTCCgcctgttttttcgtttgctGGAGGCCGCCTTCCCTGAAGTTGCCCTCTGCACACTGCCTTCGCGTGGGTTGCTTCATTGCCTCGTCTCTTTGAATGGTCTTGTCGACCGTCTCAAGTGTCTCCTGCAGGGAACAGATGCCTCATCCTCGTCTCGTCGCCGCTTCCTTTTAGGAGCGACCTGGGTTCCTCGGACTTCCCAGGCTGAAACgatgtctctgcgtctcctttctcttccctctctgtaACTGATGAGGAGGCGTGTTTTTCTCAGCTGAAAACGACCGCTAGGATGTACAATCTCTCCGGAGCGGACGGCGACGGGGTCTCTActgaagacacagaagacagcgaagcagatCATCTCTCGGCaacagacgacgaagaagacctgGAAAGAGGCTTGCTCTTTCGTCCGGAGTCCGTGCATGcggcgcctcctcgtcctgtTCATCAGAGTAAAAATCCGTTTCTCACTGAGAAAGCGACAAACATCCAAGTAGTCTGCGGGGGCTCTGCGTCGAGCCTATTTTGATACAGGCTTCTGAtgtttcctctttgctcCAGACGGCTTTCTTGCCAGCCTCACGTGCCTCTCTACGTCCATGGAAACACAAGGGGGAGATGccaaagaagaggagaggcgggaggagACGCCCGAGGACTCAGTGAGGGCACCACTGAAAGGCAccgcttctccagcttctcgctcctccccCAACCGGCCTCAATGTCACCATGAGGTTGTGTCAACAAGAGCTTCCCGCCCCTCTCGCATATCTGAAACTTTCTTGCTTTTTGTCTTCCCTCTCAGGCAAAGAGTTGCAGGAGGAACCTGAAGAtgccgaagacgaagaagaagacgaagaggaaccgGGGCTTCTTATGGTGACGCTCATCCTGCTGGTCCTTCCTGCAGTTCTCTTCTATCCTTGCGTGTAAGCCGATCTCACTCCCAGGCTCAACGGCGCGCTGCTCCTCGACGTAGTGCCGCCAGCCATGCGCAAGGGGTCTACagtgctctctctcgctctctctctgcagagccgCGGTacgcgcctctccctcctccagATTCCTCCGATCTGGCGTCCTCCGTGACAGCGCTTGACATTTGAGTTTGTGCGCGAGTGCGTgggtctttcttctccctgaaAGGTTTCGTCTTGACACTTGCGTCGCAGTTCCGCAGCAAGCCATCTTGTCTGCCTTATTAGAGGAATGTCTCCGCACAGCCGTCGACCGAGCGACTTTTCGCAAACGTAACTGGCCCTTTGTCGCCGAATCGTTTGATGCCTTTATCGACGCAAACAAAGACATGTCAGACAGTGCACACTAGGCAAAGCATCGACGTTTCCAAAGCAGCGCTCCTGGAGTCAGCGCGAAACGCGTCCTGAGTTTCTCGTCCCGCAGGCAGGCCTGCGAAGATGAGATCGTCGTGCCACCGAACGAGTCCCGTTCGTGACGACTCTTGGTTGTGAAAAAAGTGACATCCCGTTGACTTCGCGGTCTGTCGAGCGTCTGCGTTGACACTCCTCCACAGTTATGTTCGAGCGAACGCAcaaccttctgcgtcgcGGTCGTGCTGCAGTCCGCAGCCTTGAGGAACCTTGTCTTTCCACAGCGCCGCCTCCCCCTTGTCTGAGAGAAACCGTGAGAGACGTTGATCTGAATCTTTCGCTGTTTCCAGACTCCCGCGCCTgcctgaagaaaaacaagttCCTGCTGGGTGGACGTTCGGTTTGCTGCTGACAGGGACGCTCAGCACCCTGATCCCCGTCGCCTTCGGCGATCCTGGAATGTCCGTCTCCGAGAAAGTCACGAGTCCTCGTTTGCCGAACGAGCACCTTTGATCACGAGTAGTAACGTCGCATGGGGACGACTGGAGAACACTGCTCGACTTGCAACCTGTGTCTACCGAACCTGCCATCAGTGCCTTCCAGGTGGCGCTGCATTTGTTCCTCGGAAACACACACTTTGAACGCGCGTCTGTCTGCAAATCTAGAAACTTCCGTGAAACCTGTCGTCCACGATTCAGATTCGCGGGCCGAGCCGTGGCGACCTCTCTCCACTGCAAGAAATCcgctgtctgtgtctccactccACGATACTAAACGCCGATGGAACACCGTGCTTTTGCAGGCGCCTCTTCGTCAATGTTCACCGCTGTTTGCGGGAGGGTCTCCACTTTGCTTAACGCCTGACAGCGTCTTGCGACTCTTTCATCTGTACGTAGCCGCCCACACGGGCAGACTCGAAATCGTCTCTGCTGATCTAGAGGCACATGCTTGTGTTTGAATGGGAGCACCTCTGTGTAGATGCCTCGATCCTTCTTTGTCCAAGGTATATGCGCTGAATTTGGACGCTGCAAGAATTGCAAGTTCTTTGGTTCTCCGCTGCTTTGTTCACAGCATTCCCCGCGAGCCTTGCCCCACAGAACTTCCTCGAGGAGCAGACCGTAAGCGTTGTCTTTTTGCGAAAGGAATCCTCGACTGGAAGTTGGGGACAAACATCGAAGGAAGGTGACTTTCCCTGTTCACCAGCGGTTCTCCACCAAACGCCACAAGCTGCTGTGCGAAGCGCGAACGCATCTGCATCTGGTGTCGTCCGTGCGTGCCTTTCGGGAACGTCGGAAAGGCGACCTGAGTTCCGCGAGAACTCAAATGCAGgaagctgtctctcttgcttttGCTTCTCAGGTGTCAAGTACATCACAATCAACGGCGTCAGTGTCCCCCAAAAGTGGTGCAGTAAGTGCACAGTGCAGGCGTAACCGATTCAGAGTTTCAGCGACGTTTATCCGCCTTTATCCGCCAATGCACAGTCCGCAAGGTTCCGCTTTCATGAACAAATCATCAGGCTACATACAAGGATTGATTAGCCTTTATAACGAGGAATAATTGGACTTCACACGAGGATTCATTAGCCTTTGTAAAAGGAGTCGCCAGTCTACATACAAGGATTGATTAGCCTTTATAACGAGGAATAATTGGACTTCACACGAGGATTCATTAGCCTTTGTAAAAGGAGTCGCCAGTCTACATACAAGGATTGATTAGCCTTTATAACGAGGAATAATTGGACTTCACACGAGCATTCATTAGCCTTTGTAAAAGGAGTCACCAGTCTACATAAAAGGATTGATTAGCCTTTATAACGAGGAATAATTGGACTTCACACGAGGATTCATTAGCCTTTGTAAAAGGAGTCGCCAGTCTACATACAAGGATTGATTAGCCTTTATAACGAGGAATAATTGGACTTCACACGAGGATTCATTAGCCTTTGTAAAAGGAGTCGCCAGTCTACATACAAGGATTGATTAGCCTTTATAACGAGGATTCACTATCTTCCGTAGAGAAGTTTTGCTTTTTTGATGTATCTCTCGCGGGGCCTTGCGGTCGGACAACGCGGGTACTGCTCTGGTAGCTTTCTCGCGGCGAGACGAACGGAACCTTCTTGGAAAATAAATATTTCGTTTGGATAGTCGGCTTGGACACGACTCCCCGAGTTTCAACTTCGATGCGCGGATGGACAGAGTGCATATGCTCGTGATTCACAATCTCTTTCCTTTCGAAACTCCCAGACGTCGTCTGTTCACGGCGTGTGTGCGCTGTGAGCGCCcacttcgttttcttcaacGAAACTCCTCGCGAGAGACGGCGACTGGGGGCGGGGGTCCGCGTCtcagctggagagaaacgtctcagctggagagaaacgtCTTGTCGCGTCCTGACGCTTCTGGCTACTCACAAGGCTTCAGCGAGGTCTCCAGTCTCCGTTGATgtcagagaagcgagaaaaaagcctGAGCGCCCTCGGTCTGTGAGTGGAGTGCGTCAAGACAGAGACTGCTCATACCACGGACGGCCGAGCGTCGAGTGTCGCCCCCTGTatgttttctctttgcagCGACATGCTACTTTTATCGACCGCCTCGGTCGAAGCATTGCTCGGTCTGCAACAACTGCGTGAGGCGCTTCGACCACCACTGCCCGTGGTAAGCTGGCGAGGGTCCTGCCTCCGAGCCGTCTTGATCCGctcgaacgcatgcacacaacTAAGAGAGATACGATGAACTGGCCCTCTGCACTCGGTTCTGCGACGAGAAGCGCTGCGCGCGACGAGCGCTGTGATGAGAAGCCTGatgagacacagagaggatATGTGCGTCGTCTCCGCTCTCCCTTCCTGCGCGGTGTCCTCGGTAGCGGGCGGATGTGGGCGGGGGAAGGGATACCACGGAGTCCGAGGTtgttgagagagagaactggtTCGTCGCGTACGCCTGGTGACTGGCGCCGGCGGACTCGAGACCCAGGTATCTCTGAGGAGGCGCCTGTGTGCTTTGCCTGCACGCGAGCTGGGTCTCACGCCGTTTTTAACATGTGGTGGAGGGGAGTCCTCGCGGATCTGAGCTGCCTGCTCGTACACTTGCTGGCGCGCTAAGTTTTCGATCTACAGTTGGAGTTTTCGCGTTGCGTCTTCGATCGAGTTCTCCGAAAGATGACAACACTGAGGAGAGCTGCTTTGTTTGCTGCCTGCGGAAGCACCCATCGCAGCTCGCGTATGTTGCCATCCTGTCAGGTGTGTGTCTGCCTGATGTGTGGCGGCCTCGTTTGCAAGCTGTGTGGGCGAAGGACATCCGCTGACCGGCGATGCGTTTTCAGAGATACTTTTCTCCGTCCGGTGGTCCTCCGGAGAAAGCAGCAGCCCCGAACAAAGGAACAtgtgaagacgagaaaggtcGCCGTCGCCTTTCTGGGCGGAGCGCCGTCGCGGggggaaggggaggaaggTGGCGGGTGTGATGTGTAGCGTCTTCGCAGAAAGGCCTTCTTGTCGCGTCTTCGCAGAAAGGCCTTCTTGTCGCGTCTTCGCAGAAAGGCCTTCTTGTCGCGTCTTCGCAGAAAGGCCTTCTTGTCGCGTCTTCGCAGAAAGGCCTTCTTGTCGCGTGTTGCCCTCAGGGTTTCAAACTGCGTCGGCGAACGGAACTACCggattttcttcttcttcctgcttttGTGTGTCCTCTactgtctcttcgctgtcgccggAATCGGCGTTGCCTTCCACGTGGGTACCAGAGCCGTCAACCGAGACCCAGACGCACACACAAGACGACAGGAAAGATCTGCAGGATCTGACACTCAGAGAAGTGACCTAAAACGCCAAGACAGCCACACTTGCACACGCTTCAATATATCTGGACACAAACAAATAGGAATAcctctacatatatatatatatatatacatatatacatatacatatatacatatacatatatacatatacacatatacacatatacatatatatatatatatatgtatatatgtctgGAAACCCGTGTGATGATGGTGTATAGGTTGtaaagaagaaggactcAAGCGGAATGTGAATCGTGGagggaggaaaaaacgaTGTTTTGCAGAACTTGAACGAAGTGGCAATTTCCACTGTTTTGTCGAAGGCGACGTCGGCGAGAGCGCGGCTTATACTCAAAGACCGGCCGAATGCTTTAGGATGTCGAGTGACGTTTCTGGAACATGTTGCATGTCCTTTGCGTTGCAGACCCAAATTCATAGTCGGGGACCCTTCAGTTTCGCGTCTGTCTGGACGACAGTGAAAGCTTGTCCTCATCTGTGAGCTTCCATTTCCTCGAGGCTTGgggtgtttcttctctgtttctcctttgctTCCGCTTCACCTCGGATCCACTTGAGTGTGGTACTTCCTCCTTGTCCGGCGTCAGTGCTTCTGCGCGTTTCTGTGGTATCGTCGTCCCCGCTGCGCCGTATAGAGACTTTCAgacgcttctgcttctcgactTTTCAGCGATGCGGGATGCGGGTCTCCAGCTCTCTTGTCGATGctcgtcgtctcctgcttTGCTGCCCTccacctttctcttctctacGCCTCCGTGCCATCGCTTTCGACGCCACACGGGGCTCGACTTTTTGCGTTGCCGCGCCTGCTGTCTTTTTTGTACGCGAAATCCTCGCGTTCGGCTGGCTCCGTGcggtttttcttcagagcaCTTCTTTTCTGCTACGGCGTCTGTTGCTCCATTCCTGTTTGTCACCTTTTGTTTTTCAACATCTATTTGATCGTCAACAACAGGACGACGAACGAGGAGGCCCTGCAACTCTTTACCAAGAAGAATCCGTACTCCCTCGGTGAGCCTGCAGGGCAAAgcgcgaagagaggcagtggaccagaaagaagaaagaacagtCAGCGAACAGCATGGAGCAAGCGGAAGCCACTCTCATTTCGAAAGAAGGCGGAAGGAACGGCGACCAAGTGTGCTCCACACAGGCGAGAGCAGCCGAGGAGGCTACCagagcgaacgagaagagccTGCGCGCGAGCGTATAACGGACTGCAGCGAGGCTGGGTCCCTTCACATGTCGCAGTTCTGCACTCACGCACcgggaaacagaaacacccTTTGAAGTCTCCAAAGTCCTGTGGTGGAAgtttgtcttctcttgcaGGCTGTCTCCTCAACGTCCGACAATTTCTGTGCCACCGAGTTGGTCCGAGGTGAGTCTTTGAAAACGCACGCGCCTGCGTCTCacacagtgcatgcgcttctctgtgtgGCAAATCTAAATCGTTTCCTCGACATAGACATTCATAAACTACCTACAGCTTCACATATGTTAAATATATAGttgtatatgtatttctATATATGTCTTTGTGTAGTGAACCATTTGAAGGAAACCGAAGTCCAAAGTTGCGTTTTTATCTTGCTGCTTGTTTTGTTGCGATGTTGTACTCCTCTGTCGCAATGCAAACAAACTCTTTTTCAAAGTTCTTCCGAATCacctcgttttcgtctccctcgtgTTCTCTTCCAGCGTCCTAGTGTCGATGACATATCCTATGCGTGCcaggcatgcatgcaccccTTCCCTCTAAGgatgtctgcatgcacatttataatatatacatatatatatatatatatatgtatatatatgtacatatgtgtacAAGTTTctgtatttatatgtatctCCATGTCTTTGTTGATCCATCTTTATCAGTCTTTGTGTATTCATACCTATCTATCCATATCTTTCTCTATCTGTCCATCTATCTCTAGATTTCTCTGTACATGTCCTGAGTCTAATCGGCGTCGATCTTGAAGAAATCGAAAAAATCTGCGCATCTCTCCGGGTGTCAAGGCTGAAGGATTGAAGTGTGTCGCGCAGAGCGCGTTGCCAGGGAGATTGGTGTGGCGTTGACTTTGTTCCTTTGTTTAACCgtttctgtcgtttttttccaAGGGCCTTTAGGACGTCTGAAAGCCTCGAGCGATTCCTTGTCAGATCTGTATTCATGTGGAgtttctgtctgcatgcagctacGTTACGCCAGcgggaaaggcgagaacagTTTCAGAAAAAATCGGGGGCCTTGTCGAGTATTGCAGATGTCCGagttttctgcttccgccCTCGCCGAGACTACGCCACTCGCATGCCGGCAAACACCATGGCGCGTCTCACCGATCTCTCTGAACCGTCTGCAGAGACCATAAACCGTGACAGCTCATGGCTGGTCTCTCATGAAGAATTGGGTATTGGCGTCCTCCTGAAAGCCTGAAAACGCGACAACATGCGAGGTGCCGGAGTAGTCCCTACTCGCCGCTggtctcgagagagaagacagacgccGCACAACAGAAGACAACACGCAGATTGCGAgatcttcgttttctttttctctggtgTAAGCTGAGGCTCTGGAGAGGCCCTCTCCTCCTGTATCTCTGCTGGCTTCCCCGTTCAACGGGATGCAGAGATGGCGAACAGGGCGGATCGCGCGCTTCaaatctctgtctctcttgtcaACGTAGCTCTCTAACATTCGTCTCTACCTGTTTCTGTAACCGCTCACTTGGTGCCAAGGGAGACTTCTTACATCCCTTCTTCCGTTCCTCTGGCTCTGGAGCCTGTAAGAACCGTGGGCGTTCTGGAGCAGCTGCCTGGCGTTCAGGGTGTCCTGCGGCCAAGTTTCGCGTATGCCTGTGCCTCTCTCCGAGAACGGAACGgcggctctgcctctctgccccCCTCTTCCCTCGAACGTTCTGTACACTCTTGGCAAAACAAGGTTTTCTACCTTGCTTGTTtgggagaagagcaggaggCGTGAGAGTCTGCGGCCGTGTGGCTTTTCGTGCAGACGCGGGAGGCctttgtctcgctctctcttgtACAGATGCGGTTCTGTGGGGATGTCTTGGGCTGTTGCGTCAGTCGAGTGCTTCGTCAACGATTCAGGAACTTGGTTTCGGTTGTGTGGACTATGCCGACTTTGTGAGCGGGAGGGCCGAGCGGTCGAGACGCCAACAGAGTCGACGCCTGTCAACAgtttcagcttctcttcaGACGGCGTGGAGAAGCCGCAGGAGCGAGCAGATGCGCATCTGTGGTGGTATGCGTCGGTCGCGCCCTGATGATGTCTCCGCTGAAACAACGCAGGGCGTAAGAGGCCTCCGTCGACGGCGACACCCGTTCCGCGTTGGCTGCGCACCGTCTGCGTTCTTGTCTATTTTACGCGAGTCCTTTTTTGCAGAGTCGCACGCAGGTCActccgcgtttctttttGGAACTCTCAAATTTCAAGGAGCTTCAGCCCAAGGCCTGCGGAGCCGGAGGGCATGGACGGTGTTCTCAGGGTCTGCGGAGCTTTTTTCTGAGCTGCTGCTCTCCacaagaagtggaagagagagaacagacatTTGCGAGACATGCACGCGAAAAGCAAATGCAGTGGGGAGGCCGGGACTCCAAGCGTCTTGTGAACTGTTTATTTCATGCGACATCCAGCAACACATGCGGCGGGCCGTCCAACCTTGAGAGCCGCGGTGTTGAggctttcgttttctccgccGCGGATGTCTTTGTTTCCAGTCACTTAGTTTGTGTTGTTCGTCTTTGAAAAGGCACACCGAGCAGCCGTCCGCGGAGCCGAGGCCGCTCGGCAGCatccttttctgtttctcgtgaAAATGTGGTTTGACAAGCCttcaagaaaaaaacgaagcaaCGAACAGGAGATCAAGTTCGAAAGGAATGTTCTGTGCGacctgcgtctctcccctccggctgcatgcgtttacAGACGGAAAAAGCcgcgaggaaaaacaaacCTACGCCGCGTCCAGTTAACGAATTTGTAGCACTCTCCTGGAGATGTAGCGGCACACCTGTACAGCATGTAAACGAAgcgttccttctctgaaGCTCAGCAGGGACGCAGGCAAAAACGTAAACGAAGTAAAATTATGAAGTTCATCTGTGAGTCTAAGTTGAGACTCAGTGGTAAACAGCGAGGCGCCGCTGTAGACGAGAGACTTAGTTTCAACTTCTGCAGTGCAGAAAACAGCTTAAATACTGAAATCGCATCTGCACTGGAAGTCGTCGTGTGACGAACATAACAGTGCAACGCTGAcacggaagaaaggaaggcaaCTGCTCGTCGCGAGACTCGTCGTTGCCCTTGGGCTGCTCCATCTGCTCTGCAAGTTGAGTGCTCCGAAGTTCCCCCGCGAAGCACAGTTCTGATCCTCGAGCGCCCGCTTCGCTGGTGAACTTccactctgtctcttcctgttcgCCTAGAAAATTGTGACTCTCTGGGAACTCATTTGCGAAGGCATACAGAGGCGCTACGCCTCAGCCTCCGCACCTCACGTTTACCCAAAATACACGTAGGCCTCAACACGGCCTGTTCGTGACTCTGTTCTCCAATGTAAACATTTATTTAAGTTCTCCAATGTAAACATTTATTTAAGTTCTCCAATGTAAACATTTATTTAGGTGTGGATGCAGACATGTGAACACTCCATGGAGACTAGCAAATCCATATAGGGCAGTGCACAGATGGATATCCAGACAACTTCCTTGCACAAATGTCATGGACACAGTTGCCACAGTAAGTATTTTAaagtgcatatatatatatatatatatatatatattcatagTGTGCACAAAATATACGAATAGGCGAGTGTAAATGCAAACGCCTGCACAGGTCCATGTCGGCAAataagcatatatacatacatatatatatatatatatatatatgtatatatggatgtgTAAGTAGAGAGGAGTAGCGAGGTATCTAAGGCagcatgtgtgtatgtgggTGCCCTTGAGCAGGTGGATGGATGTGTATCTCCTCCACGGGGACGTAGGAAACATGGAACAGCAGGCGGGTTCCCTCACGCTCGAGCAACAGACTTTCCTTTAACATTTTTTTGCGTTCTTTTTGGAAGTTTCTCGCGTCGATTCGGTGATGGAACATCTTGGAACTGTTTTTGACTGCCAACCGACGACTTGCGTGTGGACATTTGGAAATGCAAAGATCCACGACGCAGACTTTGGGGACCAACGGGGAGTCCGAGACAGACCGAAGAGCAGAGGGGACTAAACATAATGCAGTGAGGAGATGCCGAAGGGAACAGGAAATCGGAAGTGACGTTGAACAGGAATTCGGAACACCAAATGCGCtggaacagacagaagaagagaatgaaCAAGTCTCTGTGTCAGCAGCCTCGCTCAGACGAGCAAGCGAGTGTATGCGCCCTCGAGCGCTCCAGAAGCCACGAGAAACTGCCGCAAGGAAGCCTGCAAaaacagcgaggagacaaagatgAAATTCTCTTGAAAAAAGAATCGTTTCAACTTCTAGCCTAGTGCAGATGGAATAGGTTTGAATTGTGCTTCATTTGTGTGTTTAAAGGAGATGAATAAGAAGAACTGTCTTTCGACAGTGAAGTGAGGCAAGCTACGACAACAACAACAGCCACGCTGTTTTCATCCAAACTGGATAGAGCGTCTTATCCACAAGTAACAA
Protein-coding regions in this window:
- a CDS encoding DHHC zinc finger domain-containing protein (encoded by transcript TGME49_224290~Predicted trans-membrane domain (TMHMM2.0):75-98:208-231:255-278) codes for the protein MYNLSGADGDGVSTEDTEDSEADHLSATDDEEDLERGLLFRPESVHAAPPRPVHQSKELQEEPEDAEDEEEDEEEPGLLMVTLILLVLPAVLFYPCVLPRLPEEKQVPAGWTFGLLLTGTLSTLIPVAFGDPGIIPREPCPTELPRGADRVKYITINGVSVPQKWCTTCYFYRPPRSKHCSVCNNCVRRFDHHCPWVSNCVGERNYRIFFFFLLLCVLYCLFAVAGIGVAFHTQIHSRGPFSFASVWTTVKACPHLALLFCYGVCCSIPVCHLLFFNIYLIVNNRTTNEEALQLFTKKNPYSLGCLLNVRQFLCHRVGPSYVTPAGKARTVSEKIGGLVEYCRCPSFLLPPSPRLRHSHAGKHHGASHRSL